From Streptomyces qinzhouensis, one genomic window encodes:
- a CDS encoding NADP-dependent oxidoreductase, whose product MKVIQFAEFGGPDVLEPAERELPEPGPGQVRLRIVAAGVNPVDYKIRSGALQNVFPTPLPSVPGVEAAGVVDATGPDVRHLAVGDEAFGFTDTGAYAEFALASIAVPKPPELSFEEAAALTLAAETAQRTLDLLELSAGETVLIHGAAGGVGTAAAQLALARGARVIGTASPARHSALRALGVTPVAYGDGLVARVREAAPDGVDAVLDAAGKGVLPESIELRGGTTDRIVTIADPAAADYGIPYSSSGRRDVDQLAAHAVLAAEGRLRIPVAEVFPLTDAGRAQYASEHGHAPGKLILKP is encoded by the coding sequence ATGAAGGTCATCCAGTTCGCGGAGTTCGGCGGTCCGGACGTGCTGGAGCCCGCCGAACGCGAGCTGCCGGAGCCCGGCCCCGGGCAGGTACGGCTGCGGATCGTCGCCGCCGGGGTCAACCCCGTCGACTACAAGATCCGCAGCGGCGCCCTCCAGAACGTCTTCCCCACCCCGCTCCCCTCCGTCCCCGGAGTCGAGGCCGCGGGCGTCGTGGACGCGACCGGCCCCGACGTCCGCCATCTCGCCGTCGGCGACGAGGCGTTCGGCTTCACCGACACCGGCGCCTACGCCGAATTCGCCCTCGCCTCCATCGCCGTACCGAAGCCGCCCGAGCTGTCCTTCGAGGAGGCCGCCGCGCTCACCCTCGCCGCCGAGACCGCGCAGCGCACCCTCGACCTGCTCGAACTCTCCGCCGGGGAGACCGTGCTCATCCACGGCGCGGCCGGGGGCGTCGGCACCGCCGCCGCCCAGCTGGCCCTCGCCCGGGGCGCCCGGGTCATCGGTACGGCGTCCCCCGCCCGCCACTCCGCGCTCCGCGCCCTCGGGGTCACCCCGGTCGCCTACGGCGACGGTCTGGTCGCCCGGGTCCGGGAGGCCGCCCCGGACGGCGTGGACGCCGTCCTCGACGCCGCGGGCAAAGGCGTCCTCCCCGAATCCATCGAACTGCGGGGCGGCACGACCGACCGGATCGTCACCATCGCCGATCCGGCCGCCGCGGATTACGGAATCCCCTACTCCTCCTCCGGCCGCCGCGATGTCGACCAGTTGGCCGCGCACGCCGTCCTCGCCGCCGAGGGCCGGCTGCGGATCCCGGTCGCCGAGGTCTTCCCGCTGACGGACGCGGGCCGCGCCCAGTACGCCAGCGAGCACGGCCACGCCCCGGGGAAGCTGATCCTGAAGCCGTAG
- a CDS encoding SgcJ/EcaC family oxidoreductase, which yields MKRTFRARAAGATAAALALTVAAGVGVARAGDDDERPGKPGEREIAALFGQWNAALRTGDAGTVADKYAADAVLLPTVSAQIRTDRAAIVDYFEHFLLNKPRGEKIRSVINVLDRNSAIDAGLYRFHLTDPATGRVSQVVARYTYAYEKRGGKWLIVNHHSSVLPAGG from the coding sequence ATGAAGCGAACCTTCCGTGCCCGCGCGGCCGGCGCCACCGCGGCGGCCCTGGCGCTGACCGTCGCCGCCGGGGTCGGTGTCGCCCGGGCCGGGGACGACGACGAGCGGCCGGGCAAGCCCGGTGAACGGGAGATCGCGGCGCTGTTCGGGCAGTGGAACGCGGCGCTGCGGACCGGTGACGCGGGGACCGTCGCGGACAAGTACGCGGCGGACGCCGTACTGCTGCCCACCGTGTCCGCGCAGATCCGGACCGACCGGGCGGCGATCGTCGACTACTTCGAGCACTTCCTGCTGAACAAGCCGCGGGGCGAGAAGATACGGTCGGTGATCAACGTCCTGGACCGGAACTCGGCCATCGACGCCGGGCTGTACCGGTTCCATCTGACCGATCCGGCGACGGGCCGGGTCTCGCAGGTCGTGGCCCGTTACACCTACGCGTACGAGAAGCGCGGCGGGAAGTGGCTGATCGTCAACCACCACTCCTCGGTGCTCCCGGCCGGCGGCTGA
- the casB gene encoding type I-E CRISPR-associated protein Cse2/CasB — translation MTERTDPAVAAPGDSERLAAWLAALVRNREYGMLAELRRTRPTSTHIRAGWLGPEEHREVYERVAFLFGVYHQGRPVPSYGSGTLGAAARRIGDGTGRGPDNPGAQRLLARVVASRRVPWRHLQHTITRLRSCEQPPPSWSRLADDLTRWHDRGARIAYGWSVDFHGVRTPSGTGHTTMRKDTRT, via the coding sequence ATGACGGAGCGGACCGACCCCGCCGTCGCGGCACCGGGCGACAGTGAGCGGCTCGCGGCCTGGCTCGCGGCCCTCGTACGGAACCGCGAATACGGCATGCTCGCCGAACTGCGCAGGACCCGGCCCACCAGCACCCATATCCGGGCCGGCTGGCTCGGCCCGGAGGAGCACCGCGAGGTCTACGAACGCGTCGCGTTCCTGTTCGGCGTCTACCACCAGGGCAGACCGGTGCCGTCGTACGGCAGCGGAACGCTCGGTGCCGCGGCCCGCAGGATCGGTGACGGCACCGGACGCGGCCCCGACAACCCCGGCGCCCAGCGGCTCCTCGCCCGAGTGGTCGCCAGCCGCCGGGTGCCCTGGCGGCACCTCCAGCACACCATCACCCGGCTGCGCTCCTGCGAGCAGCCGCCGCCCTCCTGGAGCCGGCTCGCCGACGATCTGACCCGCTGGCACGACCGCGGGGCCCGGATCGCCTACGGCTGGTCGGTCGACTTCCACGGGGTGCGGACACCGAGCGGGACGGGACACACCACCATGCGGAAGGACACGCGTACGTGA
- a CDS encoding response regulator transcription factor, whose product MRVLLVEDDEPVAESLRRGLLRYGFTVNWATTGTAALAVTDPYDLVLLDLGLPDTDGLDVCRALRRRGDVPIIVISARSDETDRVVGLEIGADDYVSKPFGVREVIARIRAVMRRVRPAQAAYGGPDRYGSRLLVDRKAARVRLDGAEVALTPKEYDLLAFLTEEPGALMSREQIMEAVWDANWFGPTKTLDVHVAALRRKLAGAVVIETVRGVGFRLVVTDIRPDAGTAPAVPHPTAHPAYPAPHPATHPAVHSGHQAHDAHDAPPA is encoded by the coding sequence TTGCGGGTACTGCTGGTGGAAGACGACGAGCCGGTCGCCGAGTCGCTGCGGCGCGGCCTGCTCCGCTACGGCTTCACCGTGAACTGGGCCACCACGGGGACGGCGGCCCTGGCCGTCACCGACCCCTATGACCTCGTCCTGCTCGATCTCGGCCTGCCCGACACCGACGGGCTGGACGTCTGCCGGGCGCTGCGCCGCCGCGGCGACGTACCGATCATCGTGATCAGTGCCCGCAGCGACGAGACGGACCGGGTGGTCGGCCTGGAGATCGGCGCGGACGACTATGTCTCCAAACCCTTCGGGGTACGGGAGGTGATCGCCAGGATCCGCGCGGTGATGCGGCGGGTCCGGCCCGCGCAAGCGGCGTACGGCGGCCCCGACCGCTACGGCTCCCGGCTCCTGGTCGACCGCAAGGCGGCGCGGGTCCGGCTGGACGGCGCGGAGGTGGCCCTCACCCCCAAGGAGTACGACCTGCTGGCCTTCCTCACCGAGGAGCCCGGCGCGCTGATGTCGCGCGAGCAGATCATGGAGGCGGTCTGGGACGCCAACTGGTTCGGACCGACCAAGACGCTCGACGTCCATGTGGCGGCGCTCCGCCGCAAACTGGCGGGCGCGGTGGTGATCGAAACGGTGCGCGGTGTCGGATTCCGCCTCGTCGTGACGGACATCCGCCCGGACGCGGGTACGGCTCCGGCCGTTCCCCACCCCACGGCCCACCCGGCGTACCCCGCGCCGCACCCGGCAACGCACCCCGCGGTTCATTCCGGGCATCAGGCACATGACGCGCATGACGCACCCCCGGCGTGA
- a CDS encoding HAMP domain-containing sensor histidine kinase, with translation MLRRLIVSYVLLVGVALAAFTVPVAFTLTTQLRNDTEESVRREATTMALLLGGDAPARQALDRVAEAYADETPGVVEAVWADGTAVPPLGRPARPDDSAFLLALRDGRTTVDWGDQPVWGPELAITVPARAQTGDRAIVGALRIRYATDDLSDRLWKVWGFRAVLAVGVLAIAAGLGAIAARLLTKPLRQLNDMASRFSDGDLTARSPITGPRETRTLARTLNQGAERLDTLVAAQRIFVADASHQLRTPLTALRLSLDNIADGVDDEFVREDVEQATAEVVRMSRLVSGLLVLARAEAKVSTPEPVPLRELVAERLSVWRPAADERRVRIVLTGDVDDRLHVLAGPGNLDQVLDNVLSNALEVSPDGGTITIRLTAAPDGDEAVLEVLDQGPGMSAAEQFRAFDRFWRGQGLTGRSGTGLGLAVVRRLVTDDGGTVGLGDAPGSGLRVRIGLRISRRPGAPRSGG, from the coding sequence ATGCTCCGGCGGCTGATCGTCAGCTATGTACTGCTCGTCGGGGTGGCGCTGGCGGCGTTCACCGTGCCCGTGGCCTTCACCCTGACCACCCAGCTCCGCAATGACACGGAGGAGTCGGTCCGCCGCGAGGCCACCACGATGGCCCTGCTCCTCGGCGGTGACGCCCCCGCCCGGCAGGCGCTGGACCGGGTCGCGGAGGCCTATGCCGACGAGACACCGGGGGTGGTCGAGGCGGTCTGGGCCGACGGAACGGCCGTACCGCCGCTGGGGCGGCCCGCCCGCCCCGACGATTCGGCCTTCCTGCTCGCCCTGCGCGACGGCCGGACCACCGTCGACTGGGGCGATCAGCCGGTCTGGGGGCCGGAGCTGGCGATCACCGTGCCCGCGCGGGCCCAGACCGGCGACCGCGCGATCGTCGGCGCGCTGCGGATCCGGTACGCCACGGACGACCTCAGCGACCGGCTCTGGAAGGTGTGGGGCTTCCGCGCCGTCCTCGCCGTCGGAGTCCTCGCCATCGCCGCGGGGCTTGGCGCGATCGCGGCCCGGCTGCTCACCAAGCCACTGCGCCAGCTCAACGACATGGCCAGCAGATTCAGCGACGGCGATCTGACCGCGCGCTCGCCCATCACCGGGCCTAGGGAGACCCGCACCCTGGCCCGCACCCTCAACCAGGGCGCGGAACGCCTCGACACCCTCGTCGCCGCCCAGCGCATCTTCGTCGCCGACGCCTCGCACCAGCTCCGCACCCCGCTGACCGCGCTCCGCCTCTCCCTCGACAACATCGCGGACGGCGTCGACGACGAGTTCGTCCGGGAGGACGTGGAGCAGGCCACCGCCGAGGTGGTCCGGATGAGCCGGCTGGTCAGCGGACTGCTGGTACTGGCCCGCGCCGAGGCCAAGGTGTCCACCCCGGAGCCCGTACCACTGCGCGAACTGGTCGCGGAGCGGCTCAGTGTCTGGCGTCCGGCCGCCGACGAACGCCGGGTCAGGATCGTCCTCACCGGCGATGTCGACGACCGTCTGCACGTCCTCGCCGGCCCCGGCAATCTCGACCAGGTCCTCGACAACGTGCTCTCCAACGCCCTGGAGGTGTCACCCGACGGCGGCACCATCACCATCCGTCTGACGGCCGCCCCCGACGGCGACGAAGCCGTCCTGGAAGTCCTCGACCAGGGCCCGGGCATGTCCGCCGCCGAACAGTTCCGGGCCTTCGACCGCTTCTGGCGCGGCCAGGGACTGACCGGCCGCTCCGGTACGGGCCTCGGCCTCGCCGTCGTCCGGCGGCTGGTGACGGACGACGGCGGTACGGTCGGCCTGGGCGACGCCCCCGGAAGCGGCCTCCGGGTCCGGATCGGCCTGCGGATCAGCCGCCGGCCGGGAGCACCGAGGAGTGGTGGTTGA
- a CDS encoding type I-E CRISPR-associated protein Cas7/Cse4/CasC: MTEAPRSQFLSLHVLETLVAVLPVRDENGSPKSMVYGGVERHMITSQARRRAERVHARNRANAGVGALAGRSTGLRTREWALITARSLETVHGWDRQEAVTTARAVIEAVGLKFGDPAKKTVANLTKVLLFAPADTGTRIAAHVHENADELRSWRDDYLRAQEESAKRTARKSKPKNEPGPGPGPGPEPGSGPEPGPEAGSGPGPGGVPGAPAASLPVLPKHHRDAVLFAIAPRDAIDIALYGRFLAEIADSPNVDGAVQSSHAFTVHEAEQVDDFYAAADDAKLDRKRNALDFLEAADDAGAGMTGYQSLISGTFYRHAVLDRRQLTTNLRAAGMSEGEAAETALAAEKEFVNAFVEAFPEAKKNSTASTGSLPALVLAFEGDRPYNYAAAFQLPVDENPAAAGGEGPAGPAAVRRLLRHHAFVSDRRPDLRTSRVLTYDPQIDAVLGEVSGTPKEVPAVRSAEELTP; encoded by the coding sequence GTGACCGAGGCCCCCCGAAGCCAGTTCCTCTCCCTCCATGTCCTGGAAACCCTGGTCGCCGTACTCCCCGTACGCGACGAGAACGGTTCGCCGAAGAGCATGGTGTACGGCGGTGTGGAACGCCACATGATCACCAGCCAGGCGCGGCGCCGGGCCGAGCGGGTACACGCCCGCAACCGGGCCAACGCGGGTGTGGGCGCCCTCGCCGGGCGGAGCACCGGGCTCCGTACCCGCGAATGGGCCCTGATCACCGCCAGATCGCTGGAGACCGTCCACGGCTGGGACCGGCAGGAGGCCGTCACCACGGCCCGTGCCGTCATCGAGGCCGTCGGGCTCAAGTTCGGCGACCCGGCGAAGAAGACCGTGGCCAATCTGACGAAGGTGCTCCTCTTCGCCCCCGCCGACACCGGAACCCGGATCGCGGCCCATGTCCACGAGAACGCGGACGAACTGCGGTCCTGGCGCGACGACTATCTCCGGGCGCAGGAGGAGAGCGCCAAGAGAACCGCGCGCAAGAGCAAGCCGAAGAACGAACCCGGACCCGGACCCGGACCCGGACCTGAACCTGGGTCCGGACCTGAACCGGGACCTGAAGCCGGGTCCGGGCCCGGGCCCGGTGGGGTGCCGGGAGCCCCCGCCGCCTCGTTGCCCGTACTCCCCAAACACCACCGCGACGCCGTCCTGTTCGCCATCGCACCCCGCGACGCCATCGACATCGCCCTGTACGGCCGTTTCCTCGCCGAGATCGCGGACTCGCCCAATGTGGACGGGGCCGTCCAGAGCAGCCACGCCTTCACCGTCCACGAGGCCGAACAGGTCGACGACTTCTACGCCGCCGCCGACGACGCCAAACTGGACCGGAAGCGCAACGCCCTCGACTTCCTCGAAGCGGCCGACGACGCCGGCGCGGGCATGACCGGCTACCAGTCACTGATCTCCGGCACCTTCTACCGGCACGCCGTACTCGACCGCAGACAGCTCACCACCAATCTCCGCGCCGCCGGAATGAGCGAGGGCGAGGCCGCCGAAACCGCGCTCGCCGCCGAGAAGGAGTTCGTCAACGCCTTCGTGGAGGCCTTCCCCGAGGCCAAGAAGAACTCCACCGCCTCCACCGGCTCCCTGCCCGCCCTCGTCCTGGCCTTCGAGGGGGACCGCCCCTACAACTACGCCGCCGCCTTCCAGCTCCCCGTCGACGAGAACCCCGCCGCCGCCGGAGGCGAGGGCCCGGCGGGACCGGCCGCGGTCCGCAGGCTGCTCCGCCACCACGCCTTCGTCAGCGACCGCCGCCCCGATCTGAGGACCTCGCGGGTCCTGACCTACGACCCGCAGATCGACGCCGTACTCGGGGAGGTGTCCGGGACGCCGAAAGAAGTCCCGGCCGTACGGTCCGCCGAGGAGCTGACGCCATGA
- a CDS encoding type I-E CRISPR-associated protein Cse1/CasA, with the protein MWDPRHRPCVPAVTVDGDIVELSLLEVLRRAEELDSLVCPTPGEGVAVLDYLLAICFAAGVFPRSDEEWHDWVSGEHGLDRAAEWLAHDHDGEWDLFHPERPLGQNSGLAPFLDAHGTGPAQLVLERVGDYSQFFDHHHLEHSEPLPAAEAFRAVLVQHVYGLSGRARLSGKATLGPRITNLAAGRLQGRIRVVVQGRTVGDTLRLNLYPPAHGRPGRFNHSWTSGDFPRRDFLTKPPGRTTSGPADLHSSLGRSILLRPAPVAAADEPAVVERVLIGAGELLALDPGRDLEDAVYTQRSLNGPAKPLWPSPTRALWREAHALYSAAREAETGLFGRLRDITFPRDGDGPPCVLWAVGLVADRTLAVTWTDGYFPYAPSQGEALCRASRRGSAIAEWVARALERAAYAAWKVVYPNPKPSDRPAQQARFDARREFWPAAETPFGLLLDRTVRGRPVPDSLHEYAAELRHTAADFLRHRLDSLPDNAEGMKARARAEQRFHNDLAHPEAPAELRGETDI; encoded by the coding sequence GTGTGGGACCCCCGGCACCGGCCCTGCGTACCCGCCGTCACCGTCGACGGGGATATCGTCGAACTCTCGCTGCTCGAAGTGCTGCGACGGGCCGAAGAGCTGGACTCCCTCGTCTGCCCGACCCCGGGGGAGGGGGTCGCCGTCCTCGACTATCTGCTGGCGATCTGCTTCGCCGCCGGGGTGTTTCCGCGCTCCGACGAGGAGTGGCACGACTGGGTGTCCGGAGAACACGGGCTGGACCGGGCCGCGGAGTGGCTGGCCCATGACCACGACGGCGAGTGGGACCTGTTCCACCCGGAACGACCCCTGGGGCAGAACAGCGGACTCGCCCCCTTCCTCGACGCACACGGCACCGGACCGGCTCAGCTCGTCCTCGAACGCGTCGGCGACTACAGCCAGTTCTTCGACCACCACCACCTGGAACACTCCGAACCGCTCCCGGCCGCCGAGGCATTCAGGGCCGTGCTCGTCCAGCATGTGTACGGACTGTCCGGCCGGGCCCGGCTGTCCGGCAAGGCCACGCTCGGCCCGAGGATCACCAACCTGGCCGCCGGGCGGCTCCAGGGCCGGATCAGGGTGGTGGTCCAGGGGCGGACCGTCGGCGACACCCTCAGGCTCAACCTGTATCCGCCCGCCCACGGCCGCCCCGGCCGGTTCAACCACTCATGGACCAGCGGCGACTTCCCACGCCGGGACTTCCTCACCAAACCGCCGGGCCGGACCACCTCGGGCCCGGCCGATCTGCACAGCTCCCTCGGCCGCTCGATTCTCCTCCGGCCCGCACCCGTGGCCGCCGCCGACGAACCCGCCGTGGTCGAACGGGTCCTCATCGGCGCCGGTGAACTGCTCGCCCTCGACCCCGGCCGTGATCTGGAGGACGCGGTCTACACCCAACGCTCCCTGAACGGGCCCGCCAAGCCGCTGTGGCCGTCTCCCACCCGGGCCCTGTGGCGCGAGGCCCACGCCCTCTACAGCGCCGCCAGGGAAGCGGAGACCGGCCTGTTCGGACGGTTGCGTGACATCACCTTCCCCCGGGACGGCGACGGCCCGCCCTGCGTGCTGTGGGCGGTTGGGCTCGTGGCCGACCGGACCCTCGCCGTCACCTGGACGGACGGATACTTCCCGTACGCCCCCAGCCAGGGCGAGGCCCTCTGCCGGGCATCACGCCGCGGCTCCGCGATCGCCGAATGGGTGGCCCGGGCCCTGGAGCGGGCCGCCTACGCCGCCTGGAAGGTGGTCTACCCGAACCCCAAACCCTCCGACCGCCCCGCGCAGCAGGCCCGGTTCGACGCGCGCCGCGAGTTCTGGCCCGCCGCGGAAACCCCCTTCGGGCTCCTCCTGGACAGAACCGTGCGGGGCCGGCCCGTACCCGATTCGCTGCACGAGTACGCCGCCGAGCTCCGGCACACCGCGGCGGACTTCCTCCGCCACCGGCTCGACTCCCTGCCGGACAACGCCGAGGGCATGAAGGCCCGCGCCCGCGCCGAACAGCGCTTCCACAACGATCTGGCCCACCCCGAGGCCCCCGCCGAACTCCGAGGTGAGACGGACATATGA
- a CDS encoding type I-E CRISPR-associated protein Cas6/Cse3/CasE, translating into MSAERPAAPARFVATHTLLTLDTRHPYAAKSLIDAQDMHRTVMSGFRGWVEDGNRDARAQMGILSTWTLDLRAARLLLVVQSQVPGDWSRIPRAALAAAPETLTLDRTFGAGDTVGFRTVVNPVRSRPSGPGASGTSEKTRGVRVAHTRPDYVKSWFARRLQPPGEPPVAPDGLARLGADADPGRLGVRMLPRVSSPAPHKGLRIARAEITGTLTVTDPGTFVGALTRGIGHGRAYGCGLVLVR; encoded by the coding sequence GTGAGCGCGGAACGGCCGGCCGCCCCGGCACGATTCGTCGCCACCCACACCCTGCTGACCCTGGACACCCGGCACCCGTACGCCGCCAAATCCCTGATCGACGCCCAGGACATGCACCGCACCGTGATGAGCGGCTTCCGAGGCTGGGTCGAGGACGGCAACCGGGACGCCCGGGCGCAGATGGGCATCCTGTCGACCTGGACCCTCGACCTTCGCGCGGCCCGGCTGCTGCTCGTCGTCCAGTCCCAGGTCCCCGGCGACTGGAGCCGGATCCCCCGAGCGGCGCTGGCCGCGGCGCCGGAGACACTGACCCTCGATCGTACCTTCGGGGCCGGGGACACCGTCGGATTCCGTACCGTGGTGAACCCCGTGCGCAGCCGCCCGTCCGGACCGGGCGCGTCGGGCACCTCGGAGAAGACCCGGGGAGTACGGGTCGCCCACACCCGCCCCGACTATGTGAAGTCCTGGTTCGCCCGCCGCCTCCAGCCGCCCGGCGAACCGCCCGTCGCCCCGGACGGCCTGGCCCGGCTCGGAGCCGACGCCGACCCCGGCCGGCTCGGCGTCCGGATGCTGCCCCGGGTGTCCAGCCCGGCACCGCACAAGGGACTGAGGATCGCCCGGGCGGAGATCACGGGCACTCTGACCGTGACGGATCCGGGGACCTTCGTGGGCGCGCTGACCCGGGGAATCGGCCATGGACGGGCGTACGGCTGCGGGCTGGTGCTCGTACGGTGA
- a CDS encoding type I-E CRISPR-associated protein Cas5/CasD, with protein MSHVLLVRLAAPLQSWGVASRFLRRDTHTRPTKSGVIGLCAAALGLPRGPDPRAQGAGSAKDGSGDPLAELTPLLFGVRADHPGKPVRDYHTVGAGRYPLRPRDLVTDHRRAAALAPVLESAEGAAFGHHELDDWYGAPKKIAADPRSGTLVSAEPRRNALITERWYLADAAFLVGLQHHDRALLERIAHALEHPARLLWLGRKSCPPSGQIALDVRPGTLADVFASVALLPAFTELPPRTGDDDRPWAWLESRRPVPGTGPVLDQPVHFGAMGPQHAPRWETRIRVTVDPHAPAWDIVP; from the coding sequence ATGAGCCATGTGCTGCTCGTCCGCCTCGCCGCCCCGCTCCAGTCCTGGGGCGTGGCGAGCCGCTTCCTGCGGCGCGACACCCACACCAGGCCCACCAAGTCCGGGGTGATCGGGCTCTGCGCGGCGGCCCTGGGGCTGCCGCGCGGACCGGACCCGCGGGCCCAGGGCGCCGGTTCGGCGAAGGACGGTTCCGGGGATCCGCTCGCCGAACTGACACCCCTGCTCTTCGGCGTACGGGCCGACCACCCCGGCAAACCGGTGCGCGACTACCACACCGTCGGCGCCGGCCGGTATCCGCTCCGGCCCCGCGACCTCGTCACCGACCACCGGCGCGCGGCCGCCCTCGCCCCCGTCCTGGAGTCCGCCGAAGGGGCGGCCTTCGGCCACCACGAGCTCGACGACTGGTACGGAGCGCCGAAGAAGATCGCCGCCGATCCGCGTTCGGGGACCCTCGTCTCCGCCGAGCCGCGGCGGAACGCGCTGATCACCGAACGCTGGTACCTCGCCGACGCCGCGTTCCTGGTGGGCCTCCAGCACCACGACAGGGCGCTGCTGGAGCGGATCGCCCATGCCCTGGAACATCCGGCACGGCTGCTGTGGCTCGGCCGGAAGTCCTGTCCGCCTTCGGGACAGATCGCCCTCGATGTCCGGCCCGGCACGCTCGCCGACGTCTTCGCGTCCGTGGCGCTGCTGCCCGCGTTCACGGAGCTGCCGCCGCGGACCGGGGACGACGACCGGCCGTGGGCCTGGCTGGAGAGCCGGCGGCCGGTGCCCGGCACCGGCCCGGTGCTGGACCAGCCGGTGCACTTCGGGGCGATGGGGCCGCAGCACGCCCCCCGCTGGGAGACCCGGATCCGGGTCACCGTCGACCCGCACGCGCCGGCCTGGGACATCGTCCCGTGA
- a CDS encoding DHA2 family efflux MFS transporter permease subunit yields the protein MAASGTTAPHDPPPVGEAGEVGEVGEGLARRRGLALAAPVFGLLIVGLDATILTVALPTLATQLEATTTELQWFTDGYTLPFAGLLLLFGVLGDRIGRRLVLVGGLLLFGIGSAMVMGVDSPEGLILARVVMGAGAAAITPLALSIVPLMFPPEERSRAMAVATAGFALGLPLGPLAGGWLLSNFWWGSIFLINIPVVVVAVAGILLFVPETRDPNAERLDLIGAALSLAGVSAFVYGVIEVPNAGWSDPVVPVTVLGGLALLVALLFRLRRAAHPLFDLGLFRNARFTWSSVAISAVMFILFGVLFVVPQFLQQVQGMDAMATGLHLLPMIGTLIVAAAMGGRLVCRIGTKGIVAAGMVLWAAGLALLATVDADTDFVVTGTALAVMGAALGFTMPTALEAILGSLPAHQVGAGSALANSMRQIGASVGVAVLGSALNSTYRDEMADQLPAALPEQARTVAEDHVAGALQVAERLPVEQGAVLADAARNAFVAGMSAVALICAGLAAVTAVLVVALLPGRAAGTRQEPPSGPVTVRAPARSRTPVHGRFPGSARPRRSPDPSRSECP from the coding sequence ATGGCAGCATCCGGTACCACCGCACCGCACGATCCACCCCCCGTCGGAGAAGCCGGTGAAGTCGGTGAAGTCGGTGAAGGCCTGGCGCGGCGGCGCGGGCTCGCGCTGGCGGCTCCGGTGTTCGGTCTGCTGATCGTGGGACTCGACGCGACGATCCTGACGGTCGCCCTGCCCACGCTGGCGACCCAACTGGAGGCGACCACCACCGAGCTCCAGTGGTTCACCGACGGCTACACCCTTCCCTTCGCCGGACTGCTGCTGCTCTTCGGCGTGCTCGGCGACCGGATCGGCCGGCGGCTGGTCCTCGTCGGCGGGCTGCTGCTGTTCGGGATCGGCTCCGCCATGGTGATGGGTGTCGACAGCCCCGAGGGCCTGATCCTGGCGCGGGTCGTCATGGGCGCCGGAGCCGCCGCGATCACCCCTCTCGCCCTGTCGATCGTGCCGCTGATGTTCCCGCCGGAGGAGCGGTCCAGGGCGATGGCCGTCGCGACGGCAGGCTTCGCGCTCGGTCTGCCGCTGGGCCCGCTGGCCGGGGGCTGGCTGCTCAGCAACTTCTGGTGGGGGTCGATCTTCCTGATCAATATCCCGGTGGTGGTCGTCGCCGTCGCCGGGATCCTGCTCTTCGTGCCCGAGACCCGGGATCCGAACGCCGAGCGGCTCGACCTCATCGGCGCCGCGCTGTCCCTGGCGGGTGTGTCGGCGTTCGTGTACGGCGTCATCGAAGTGCCGAACGCGGGCTGGTCGGACCCGGTCGTCCCGGTCACCGTCCTCGGCGGACTCGCCCTGCTCGTGGCGCTGCTGTTCCGGCTGCGGCGGGCCGCCCATCCCCTGTTCGACCTCGGGCTCTTCCGTAACGCCCGGTTCACCTGGTCGAGCGTGGCGATCTCGGCGGTGATGTTCATCCTCTTCGGTGTCCTCTTCGTCGTACCGCAGTTCCTCCAGCAGGTGCAGGGTATGGACGCCATGGCGACCGGGCTCCATCTGCTGCCGATGATCGGGACCCTGATCGTCGCCGCGGCGATGGGCGGACGGCTGGTCTGCCGGATCGGTACGAAGGGGATCGTGGCGGCCGGCATGGTCCTGTGGGCCGCCGGTCTGGCCCTGCTGGCGACGGTGGACGCCGATACCGACTTCGTGGTCACCGGTACCGCCCTCGCCGTCATGGGCGCGGCGCTCGGATTCACCATGCCGACCGCGCTGGAGGCGATCCTGGGCTCGCTCCCGGCCCATCAGGTCGGCGCCGGGTCCGCTCTCGCCAACTCGATGCGCCAGATCGGTGCCTCGGTCGGTGTCGCGGTCCTCGGCAGCGCCCTCAACTCCACCTACCGCGACGAGATGGCGGACCAGCTCCCCGCCGCGCTGCCGGAACAGGCCCGTACGGTCGCCGAGGACCATGTGGCCGGTGCGCTCCAGGTGGCGGAGCGACTGCCGGTGGAACAGGGTGCCGTGCTCGCCGACGCGGCCCGGAACGCGTTCGTCGCGGGGATGTCGGCCGTGGCCCTGATCTGCGCGGGACTCGCCGCCGTGACCGCGGTGCTGGTGGTGGCGCTGCTGCCGGGCCGGGCGGCCGGGACGCGTCAGGAGCCGCCGTCCGGCCCCGTCACCGTACGAGCACCAGCCCGCAGCCGTACGCCCGTCCATGGCCGATTCCCCGGGTCAGCGCGCCCACGAAGGTCCCCGGATCCGTCACGGTCAGAGTGCCCGTGA